In Stieleria varia, one genomic interval encodes:
- a CDS encoding PQQ-binding-like beta-propeller repeat protein yields the protein MKTVISFLFLLTTPSFALAQSDWSQFRGPGSRGVAEATQIPDRWSATENVAWKRDIPGRGWSSPVVWNDHVFLTTVINTGTTEEAKKGLYFGGNRPAPPDSIHRWMVICLDLKSGEIRWERQVHEGKPKSAIHVKSSFASETPVTDGERVYCCFGSVGIFCFDLEGNELWRHDLEPLPTRYGWGNAASPVLHQGKLYYCNDNDQASYLLALDARSGKELWRTPRDEESNWATPFVWENDLRTELVTPGSEAVRSYDLDGKELWSLRGMSSITIATPYAANGLLYITSGYVGDQERPIYAIKPGASGDISLQDEATTNDFIAWSLPQAAPYNPSTLVSEDRLFVLYDRGLVACYNAKTGGEFFDQKRLPRGRAFTSSPWAMDGKIFCLNEDGITFVLKDSDEFELLHTNQLAEDDMGMSTPAIAGERLLIRTSSRIYCIGDRE from the coding sequence ATGAAAACTGTCATATCATTTCTATTCTTGTTGACAACACCGTCCTTCGCCCTCGCACAATCGGACTGGTCGCAGTTCCGTGGACCTGGTTCGCGTGGTGTCGCCGAAGCAACCCAAATACCGGACCGTTGGTCGGCGACCGAAAACGTCGCATGGAAGCGTGATATTCCAGGGCGTGGTTGGTCCTCGCCAGTGGTTTGGAACGATCATGTCTTCTTGACCACGGTGATCAACACGGGAACGACAGAGGAAGCAAAAAAGGGGCTTTACTTTGGTGGCAATCGACCCGCCCCTCCAGATTCGATTCATCGTTGGATGGTGATTTGCCTCGATCTCAAGTCCGGCGAAATTCGCTGGGAACGGCAAGTTCACGAAGGCAAACCCAAATCAGCTATCCATGTGAAGAGCAGCTTTGCATCGGAAACGCCGGTGACTGATGGCGAGCGAGTTTACTGTTGCTTTGGCAGTGTCGGCATCTTCTGTTTCGATCTCGAGGGCAACGAACTCTGGCGGCACGACCTGGAGCCGTTGCCAACACGTTACGGCTGGGGAAACGCTGCTTCGCCGGTTCTACACCAAGGCAAGCTGTATTACTGCAACGACAATGACCAAGCGTCATACCTTCTAGCGCTCGATGCGAGATCCGGCAAGGAGCTTTGGCGAACGCCCCGCGACGAAGAGAGCAATTGGGCGACTCCGTTTGTCTGGGAAAATGATCTGAGAACGGAGCTCGTGACGCCGGGCAGTGAAGCCGTCAGGTCTTATGACCTCGACGGCAAAGAGCTCTGGTCACTGCGAGGCATGTCAAGCATCACCATCGCAACCCCGTATGCTGCGAACGGATTGCTCTACATCACATCAGGATATGTAGGTGATCAAGAGCGGCCGATCTACGCGATCAAGCCTGGCGCATCGGGAGACATCTCGCTCCAAGATGAAGCAACGACGAACGATTTCATCGCGTGGTCGCTACCGCAAGCGGCACCTTACAATCCCAGCACACTCGTTTCGGAGGATCGACTGTTCGTTCTGTACGACCGAGGCTTGGTTGCCTGTTACAACGCCAAAACTGGCGGTGAATTTTTCGACCAGAAGCGACTGCCCAGGGGCAGGGCCTTCACATCGTCTCCATGGGCCATGGATGGCAAGATCTTTTGTCTCAATGAGGACGGCATAACCTTCGTGCTCAAGGACAGCGACGAGTTTGAGCTGTTGCACACCAATCAACTCGCAGAAGACGACATGGGCATGTCAACTCCAGCGATTGCAGGAGAGCGTTTGCTCATTCGTACTTCATCACGCATCTACTGCATTGGCGACAGAGAGTGA
- the arsA gene encoding arsenical pump-driving ATPase: MKFIDQPTRNLFFTGKGGVGKTSVACATAVKLADSGKNVLLVSTDPASNLDEVLGVTLENHPTAIPELPTLFAMNLDPEKSAAEYRERMVGPYRGVLPDAAVASMEEQFSGSCTLEIAAFDEFSRLLGDPTATAQYDHVVFDTAPTGHTLRLLTLPSAWDGFMAQNTTGTSCLGPLAGLQAQQKLYQESVKSLSDATVTTLVLVARAEPSALREAARTSSELAELGVQNQHLVVNGVFEAVDLSDQYAVALQQRGGTALKTMPEELRGFPLTIVPLSPNGILGIESLRRLGESTHQPPGVSPRFSHHVSASEEPDANAFRLIPQLGELVDDLVAPGHGVILAMGKGGVGKTTVAAAVAVAIAERGYEVHLSTTDPAAHIAAAMNDERLPNLSVSRIDPSEETARYSAEVLRKAGANLDAQGKALLEEDLRSPCTEEIAVFRAFANAVSAGTSKFVVLDTAPTGHTVLLLDSALAYHREVTRQTSEMPEAVENLLPRLRDPSFTRVLIVTLAEATPVHEAAALQRDLRRAEIEPYAWVINQVLSPLPITDPLMKQRQSNEQKYLSEVQQTLASRVAMIPWQIEPPTGLQRLSRLTHSDLTHLPSAAGH; encoded by the coding sequence ATGAAATTCATCGACCAACCAACACGAAATTTGTTCTTCACTGGCAAAGGGGGTGTTGGCAAGACATCTGTGGCATGTGCGACCGCAGTCAAGCTCGCTGATTCGGGCAAGAATGTATTGCTCGTATCCACGGACCCCGCTTCGAATCTCGACGAGGTTCTAGGCGTCACATTAGAAAACCATCCGACGGCGATTCCAGAGCTACCGACGCTGTTTGCGATGAATCTCGATCCGGAGAAATCGGCGGCAGAGTATCGCGAACGAATGGTTGGACCGTATCGCGGAGTCCTGCCCGACGCGGCCGTGGCCAGCATGGAAGAACAATTCTCTGGTTCTTGCACGCTTGAGATTGCTGCGTTTGACGAGTTCTCGCGGTTGCTCGGTGATCCGACCGCCACGGCTCAGTACGATCATGTCGTCTTTGATACAGCACCGACCGGTCACACGTTGCGGTTGCTGACGCTGCCATCGGCCTGGGACGGTTTCATGGCGCAGAATACGACGGGCACCAGTTGCCTTGGTCCGCTGGCGGGATTGCAGGCTCAACAAAAGTTATATCAAGAGTCGGTGAAGTCGCTCAGCGATGCGACCGTCACGACGCTGGTGCTGGTCGCTCGCGCAGAGCCGAGCGCATTGCGTGAAGCCGCTCGAACCAGCAGTGAACTGGCCGAACTTGGCGTTCAAAATCAACATCTTGTGGTCAATGGCGTGTTCGAGGCAGTTGACTTGAGCGACCAGTACGCGGTGGCGTTGCAACAACGAGGTGGCACGGCCCTGAAGACGATGCCCGAGGAGTTAAGGGGGTTTCCACTGACCATCGTGCCGCTGAGTCCCAACGGGATTCTCGGAATCGAATCACTTCGTCGCCTTGGTGAGTCCACCCATCAGCCACCGGGCGTCAGCCCCCGGTTCTCACACCATGTGTCCGCATCGGAGGAACCGGACGCCAACGCGTTCCGGCTGATTCCACAACTGGGCGAACTAGTCGATGATCTTGTTGCCCCTGGTCATGGCGTTATCTTGGCGATGGGCAAGGGTGGCGTTGGCAAGACGACGGTGGCCGCGGCGGTGGCTGTTGCGATCGCCGAGCGTGGTTACGAAGTCCATCTGTCCACGACGGACCCCGCAGCCCACATCGCGGCTGCCATGAATGATGAACGGTTGCCCAACCTATCGGTCAGTCGCATCGATCCGTCCGAAGAAACCGCTCGATACTCGGCGGAGGTCTTAAGGAAAGCCGGTGCGAATCTCGACGCACAAGGCAAGGCACTGCTCGAAGAAGATTTGCGATCGCCGTGCACCGAGGAAATTGCCGTGTTTCGTGCCTTTGCAAATGCCGTTTCCGCCGGCACCAGCAAATTCGTAGTGCTCGACACAGCTCCCACCGGGCACACTGTATTGCTGCTCGATTCGGCACTCGCCTACCATCGCGAAGTGACTCGGCAAACAAGCGAAATGCCCGAGGCAGTCGAGAACTTATTGCCACGGCTCCGCGATCCGAGCTTTACCCGCGTCCTCATCGTCACGCTCGCCGAAGCCACTCCGGTGCACGAAGCGGCCGCGCTGCAGCGTGATCTTCGACGCGCCGAGATCGAGCCGTACGCTTGGGTGATCAATCAAGTGCTCAGTCCCTTGCCGATCACAGATCCGCTGATGAAGCAGCGCCAATCGAACGAGCAGAAGTACTTGAGCGAAGTGCAACAAACACTGGCAAGCCGCGTCGCCATGATCCCCTGGCAGATCGAGCCACCCACCGGACTTCAGAGGCTAAGCCGCTTGACCCATTCTGATTTAACACACCTTCCATCAGCCGCAGGGCATTAA
- the arsD gene encoding arsenite efflux transporter metallochaperone ArsD — protein sequence MKSVQVYDKPMCCSTGVCGPEVDPVLPKFAADLDWLKSQGHNVERFNLAQQPQAFIENKAIHGLLSTAGTDCLPVVVVDGEIVSQTVYPSREDLAGWVDGAPAKQRLPVTKSDGGCCGTSGCC from the coding sequence ATGAAGTCCGTCCAAGTCTATGACAAACCCATGTGCTGCTCGACCGGCGTCTGTGGACCAGAGGTTGACCCTGTGTTGCCGAAGTTCGCCGCCGACCTCGACTGGTTGAAAAGTCAAGGTCACAACGTCGAGCGATTCAACTTGGCTCAACAGCCACAGGCCTTCATCGAGAACAAGGCGATCCACGGACTCTTGAGTACCGCGGGAACGGACTGCCTGCCCGTCGTTGTCGTTGATGGCGAGATCGTCAGTCAAACCGTTTATCCGTCACGCGAAGATCTCGCCGGTTGGGTCGACGGCGCGCCAGCGAAGCAACGATTGCCGGTCACCAAATCGGACGGCGGATGTTGCGGAACCAGTGGATGTTGCTAG
- a CDS encoding ArsR/SmtB family transcription factor — MVRAKAEAKKCCTTSEKLTLPDVAWAEEMAKLTWALAHPARVRIVRLLLNRTSCMCGEIVEEMPLAQSTVSQHLKILKETGLVQGEIDGPRVCYCINKDAMAKLKALIAEL, encoded by the coding sequence ATGGTCCGAGCCAAGGCAGAAGCGAAGAAATGCTGCACGACCAGCGAAAAGCTGACTTTGCCGGATGTCGCATGGGCCGAAGAAATGGCCAAGCTGACTTGGGCACTCGCTCATCCGGCTCGCGTGCGGATCGTTCGCTTGTTGCTCAATCGAACGTCGTGCATGTGCGGTGAGATCGTCGAAGAAATGCCACTGGCTCAGTCGACGGTCTCTCAACACCTGAAGATCCTCAAAGAAACCGGTCTGGTGCAGGGCGAAATCGACGGTCCGCGGGTTTGTTACTGCATCAACAAGGATGCGATGGCCAAGCTAAAGGCGTTGATCGCGGAACTGTAA